A stretch of Xenopus laevis strain J_2021 chromosome 8S, Xenopus_laevis_v10.1, whole genome shotgun sequence DNA encodes these proteins:
- the sav1.S gene encoding protein salvador homolog 1 isoform X1, with product MLLSRKKTKKEVSKAAEVQGKYVKKETSPLLRNLLPSFIRHGPTIPRWTHMCPPETNTTPYSPPGDGAVSRNQSFLRPPVQRAPQEILRRESHRLSAPPYLVRGLSDVPREYASSSQSFLTDSNTVLENGDVNSRYFCSDFQYDGQRRRQVGDYRYYENNNDHHQRVPQGPGRLPAGIGRVAATSLGNLTNHSAEDMPLLPGWTVDWTIRGRKYYIDHNTNTTHWSHPLEREGLPPGWERVESAEFGVYYVDHINKLAQYRHPCAPSQLFAGVICNRCSGRTTWTFSSRSVALQQNAGGKSHATEISVPRYDHPPPLPPPVTYQPQQVERSQPLLVPANPYHTAQIPDWLQVYARAPVKYDHILKWELFQLADLDTYQGMLKLLFMKELERIVKLYEAYRQVLITEVETRKQRQQWYSQHNNHF from the exons ATGTTGTTGTCCAGAAAGAAAACCAAGAAAGAAGTTTCGAAGGCTGCGGAGGTGCAGGGGAAGTACGTGAAGAAAGAGACCTCCCCGCTGCTGCGGA ATCTATTGCCTTCTTTTATCCGCCACGGGCCAACCATACCAAGATGGACTCATATGTGCCCACCAGAGACAAATACGACTCCCTACTCTCCCCCAGGAGACGGAGCTGTTTCTAGAAACCAAAGCTTTTTGCGACCACCCGTTCAGAGAGCTCCACAAGAAATTCTGCGCAGAGAGAGCCATAGACTTTCTGCTCCTCCCTATTTAGTAAGGGGACTAAGTGATGTTCCCAGGGAATACGCCTCCTCTTCTCAGTCCTTTTTAACCGATTCCAATACAGTTCTGGAAAATGGAGACGTGAACAGCAGATATTTTTGCTCAGATTTTCAGTATGACGGACAAAGGAGGAGACAAGTTGGGGACTATAGATATTATGAGAACAACAATGACCATCACCAAAGGGTTCCCCAGGGACCTGGCAGGCTCCCAGCTG gtattggTAGAGTTGCCGCTACATCACTTGGAAATCTAACAAATCACAGCGCTGAAGATATGCCTCTGCTCCCTGGTTGGACAGTGGACTGGACAATAAGAGGAAGGAAATATTACATAGATCACAATACAAACACTACCCATTGGAGTCATCCACTTGAAAGGGAAGGATTGCCCCCTGGTTGGGAGAGAGTTGAATCAGCAGAATTTGGAGTCTATTATGTGGACCATATCAATAAATTGGCCCAATACAGGCACCCGTGTGCTCCAAG CCAACTTTTTGCAGGAGTTATTTGCAACCGCTGTtcgggtaggactacatggacgttttcgtcgCGATCCgtcgcgctgcaacaaaacgccggcggcaaatcgcatgcgacagaaataag TGTCCCCCGGTATGACCATCcaccccctctccctcctccagTAACTTATCAGCCTCAGCAAGTAGAAAGAAGTCAGCCCTTGCTTGTCCCAGCTAATCCTTATCACACAGCACAGATTCCTGACTGGCTTCAGGTTTATGCTCGGGCACCTGTAAA ATACGACCACATCCTGAAGTGGGAACTCTTTCAACTGGCCGATTTGGACACGTACCAGGGAATGCTAAAGCTGCTTTTCATGAAGGAACTGGAACGCATTGTGAAACTATACGAGGCATATAGGCAGGTTCTTATCACTGAGGTGGAGACTCGGAAGCAGAGACAGCAGTGGTACTCGCAGCATAACAACCATTTCTGA
- the sav1.S gene encoding protein salvador homolog 1 isoform X4: MLLSRKKTKKEVSKAAEVQGKYVKKETSPLLRNLLPSFIRHGPTIPRWTHMCPPETNTTPYSPPGDGAVSRNQSFLRPPVQRAPQEILRRESHRLSAPPYLVRGLSDVPREYASSSQSFLTDSNTVLENGDVNSRYFCSDFQYDGQRRRQVGDYRYYENNNDHHQRVPQGPGRLPAGIGRVAATSLGNLTNHSAEDMPLLPGWTVDWTIRGRKYYIDHNTNTTHWSHPLEREGLPPGWERVESAEFGVYYVDHINKLAQYRHPCAPRYDHILKWELFQLADLDTYQGMLKLLFMKELERIVKLYEAYRQVLITEVETRKQRQQWYSQHNNHF, translated from the exons ATGTTGTTGTCCAGAAAGAAAACCAAGAAAGAAGTTTCGAAGGCTGCGGAGGTGCAGGGGAAGTACGTGAAGAAAGAGACCTCCCCGCTGCTGCGGA ATCTATTGCCTTCTTTTATCCGCCACGGGCCAACCATACCAAGATGGACTCATATGTGCCCACCAGAGACAAATACGACTCCCTACTCTCCCCCAGGAGACGGAGCTGTTTCTAGAAACCAAAGCTTTTTGCGACCACCCGTTCAGAGAGCTCCACAAGAAATTCTGCGCAGAGAGAGCCATAGACTTTCTGCTCCTCCCTATTTAGTAAGGGGACTAAGTGATGTTCCCAGGGAATACGCCTCCTCTTCTCAGTCCTTTTTAACCGATTCCAATACAGTTCTGGAAAATGGAGACGTGAACAGCAGATATTTTTGCTCAGATTTTCAGTATGACGGACAAAGGAGGAGACAAGTTGGGGACTATAGATATTATGAGAACAACAATGACCATCACCAAAGGGTTCCCCAGGGACCTGGCAGGCTCCCAGCTG gtattggTAGAGTTGCCGCTACATCACTTGGAAATCTAACAAATCACAGCGCTGAAGATATGCCTCTGCTCCCTGGTTGGACAGTGGACTGGACAATAAGAGGAAGGAAATATTACATAGATCACAATACAAACACTACCCATTGGAGTCATCCACTTGAAAGGGAAGGATTGCCCCCTGGTTGGGAGAGAGTTGAATCAGCAGAATTTGGAGTCTATTATGTGGACCATATCAATAAATTGGCCCAATACAGGCACCCGTGTGCTCCAAG ATACGACCACATCCTGAAGTGGGAACTCTTTCAACTGGCCGATTTGGACACGTACCAGGGAATGCTAAAGCTGCTTTTCATGAAGGAACTGGAACGCATTGTGAAACTATACGAGGCATATAGGCAGGTTCTTATCACTGAGGTGGAGACTCGGAAGCAGAGACAGCAGTGGTACTCGCAGCATAACAACCATTTCTGA
- the sav1.S gene encoding protein salvador homolog 1 isoform X3: MCPPETNTTPYSPPGDGAVSRNQSFLRPPVQRAPQEILRRESHRLSAPPYLVRGLSDVPREYASSSQSFLTDSNTVLENGDVNSRYFCSDFQYDGQRRRQVGDYRYYENNNDHHQRVPQGPGRLPAGIGRVAATSLGNLTNHSAEDMPLLPGWTVDWTIRGRKYYIDHNTNTTHWSHPLEREGLPPGWERVESAEFGVYYVDHINKLAQYRHPCAPSQLFAGVICNRCSGRTTWTFSSRSVALQQNAGGKSHATEISVPRYDHPPPLPPPVTYQPQQVERSQPLLVPANPYHTAQIPDWLQVYARAPVKYDHILKWELFQLADLDTYQGMLKLLFMKELERIVKLYEAYRQVLITEVETRKQRQQWYSQHNNHF; encoded by the exons ATGTGCCCACCAGAGACAAATACGACTCCCTACTCTCCCCCAGGAGACGGAGCTGTTTCTAGAAACCAAAGCTTTTTGCGACCACCCGTTCAGAGAGCTCCACAAGAAATTCTGCGCAGAGAGAGCCATAGACTTTCTGCTCCTCCCTATTTAGTAAGGGGACTAAGTGATGTTCCCAGGGAATACGCCTCCTCTTCTCAGTCCTTTTTAACCGATTCCAATACAGTTCTGGAAAATGGAGACGTGAACAGCAGATATTTTTGCTCAGATTTTCAGTATGACGGACAAAGGAGGAGACAAGTTGGGGACTATAGATATTATGAGAACAACAATGACCATCACCAAAGGGTTCCCCAGGGACCTGGCAGGCTCCCAGCTG gtattggTAGAGTTGCCGCTACATCACTTGGAAATCTAACAAATCACAGCGCTGAAGATATGCCTCTGCTCCCTGGTTGGACAGTGGACTGGACAATAAGAGGAAGGAAATATTACATAGATCACAATACAAACACTACCCATTGGAGTCATCCACTTGAAAGGGAAGGATTGCCCCCTGGTTGGGAGAGAGTTGAATCAGCAGAATTTGGAGTCTATTATGTGGACCATATCAATAAATTGGCCCAATACAGGCACCCGTGTGCTCCAAG CCAACTTTTTGCAGGAGTTATTTGCAACCGCTGTtcgggtaggactacatggacgttttcgtcgCGATCCgtcgcgctgcaacaaaacgccggcggcaaatcgcatgcgacagaaataag TGTCCCCCGGTATGACCATCcaccccctctccctcctccagTAACTTATCAGCCTCAGCAAGTAGAAAGAAGTCAGCCCTTGCTTGTCCCAGCTAATCCTTATCACACAGCACAGATTCCTGACTGGCTTCAGGTTTATGCTCGGGCACCTGTAAA ATACGACCACATCCTGAAGTGGGAACTCTTTCAACTGGCCGATTTGGACACGTACCAGGGAATGCTAAAGCTGCTTTTCATGAAGGAACTGGAACGCATTGTGAAACTATACGAGGCATATAGGCAGGTTCTTATCACTGAGGTGGAGACTCGGAAGCAGAGACAGCAGTGGTACTCGCAGCATAACAACCATTTCTGA
- the sav1.S gene encoding protein salvador homolog 1 isoform X2 codes for MLLSRKKTKKEVSKAAEVQGKYVKKETSPLLRNLLPSFIRHGPTIPRWTHMCPPETNTTPYSPPGDGAVSRNQSFLRPPVQRAPQEILRRESHRLSAPPYLVRGLSDVPREYASSSQSFLTDSNTVLENGDVNSRYFCSDFQYDGQRRRQVGDYRYYENNNDHHQRVPQGPGRLPAGIGRVAATSLGNLTNHSAEDMPLLPGWTVDWTIRGRKYYIDHNTNTTHWSHPLEREGLPPGWERVESAEFGVYYVDHINKLAQYRHPCAPSVPRYDHPPPLPPPVTYQPQQVERSQPLLVPANPYHTAQIPDWLQVYARAPVKYDHILKWELFQLADLDTYQGMLKLLFMKELERIVKLYEAYRQVLITEVETRKQRQQWYSQHNNHF; via the exons ATGTTGTTGTCCAGAAAGAAAACCAAGAAAGAAGTTTCGAAGGCTGCGGAGGTGCAGGGGAAGTACGTGAAGAAAGAGACCTCCCCGCTGCTGCGGA ATCTATTGCCTTCTTTTATCCGCCACGGGCCAACCATACCAAGATGGACTCATATGTGCCCACCAGAGACAAATACGACTCCCTACTCTCCCCCAGGAGACGGAGCTGTTTCTAGAAACCAAAGCTTTTTGCGACCACCCGTTCAGAGAGCTCCACAAGAAATTCTGCGCAGAGAGAGCCATAGACTTTCTGCTCCTCCCTATTTAGTAAGGGGACTAAGTGATGTTCCCAGGGAATACGCCTCCTCTTCTCAGTCCTTTTTAACCGATTCCAATACAGTTCTGGAAAATGGAGACGTGAACAGCAGATATTTTTGCTCAGATTTTCAGTATGACGGACAAAGGAGGAGACAAGTTGGGGACTATAGATATTATGAGAACAACAATGACCATCACCAAAGGGTTCCCCAGGGACCTGGCAGGCTCCCAGCTG gtattggTAGAGTTGCCGCTACATCACTTGGAAATCTAACAAATCACAGCGCTGAAGATATGCCTCTGCTCCCTGGTTGGACAGTGGACTGGACAATAAGAGGAAGGAAATATTACATAGATCACAATACAAACACTACCCATTGGAGTCATCCACTTGAAAGGGAAGGATTGCCCCCTGGTTGGGAGAGAGTTGAATCAGCAGAATTTGGAGTCTATTATGTGGACCATATCAATAAATTGGCCCAATACAGGCACCCGTGTGCTCCAAG TGTCCCCCGGTATGACCATCcaccccctctccctcctccagTAACTTATCAGCCTCAGCAAGTAGAAAGAAGTCAGCCCTTGCTTGTCCCAGCTAATCCTTATCACACAGCACAGATTCCTGACTGGCTTCAGGTTTATGCTCGGGCACCTGTAAA ATACGACCACATCCTGAAGTGGGAACTCTTTCAACTGGCCGATTTGGACACGTACCAGGGAATGCTAAAGCTGCTTTTCATGAAGGAACTGGAACGCATTGTGAAACTATACGAGGCATATAGGCAGGTTCTTATCACTGAGGTGGAGACTCGGAAGCAGAGACAGCAGTGGTACTCGCAGCATAACAACCATTTCTGA